One genomic window of Gossypium hirsutum isolate 1008001.06 chromosome D11, Gossypium_hirsutum_v2.1, whole genome shotgun sequence includes the following:
- the LOC107913322 gene encoding uncharacterized protein isoform X1 — translation MEIELEPRVKPLSYKVKATSRESPSQKASHVLDTDLRTHWSTATNTKEWILLELDEPCLLSHIRIYNKSVLEWEIAVGLCYKPETFVKVRPRCEAPRRDMMYPMNYTPCRYVRISCLRGNPIAIFFIQLIGISVTGLEPEFQPVVNHLLPYIMSNKQDAHDMYLQLLQDMTDRLHVFLPHLEADFASFSDGSDSNLRFLAMLAGPFYPILNIVNERDTARSSGNIADPEVPRNTQSLSSLTVSSNFEPRRSRNTSSFVLSTSSSVVFRPEAIFLLLRKAYKDYNLGTVCRMACRMLQKLIEPVMTADESNSSTEVTSVLDESSKSELLNPLPMSDYSKLFGEEFRLIDDQWDTRILNVLDVGAVEEGILHVLYACASQPQLCSKLADSTSELWSALPLVQALLPALRPVVSSPSDHVDDTFSLWKQPFVQQALSQIVVTASSSLYHPLLQACAGYLSSYSPSHAKAACVLIDLCCGVLAPWITQVIAKVDLTVELMEDLLGIIQGARHSTAHARARARAALKYIVLGLSGHMDDILGKYKEVKHDILFLVEMLEPFLDPAIYTSTSKIAFGDVSFAFMEKQEQACLIALNIIHTATRKPAVLPSLESEWRSQSVAPSVLLSILEPRIQLPPEIDMCKSSISKDVEHESSSVSSVHHSDSDGKIDVSDSATKMDVLEDVSLLFAPSELRSINLTNVCSSPKENVLEFNQAKLEQEDIEKNNSTQFQNSLVLDSGFTAEYYNLQADYFQLMNFRDCELKASEFRRLASDLHSQPEISIESHDAAIDALLLAAECYVNPFFVISLKASSNIMNQSLSGVKIPKVFEISELRKIPTKTNSNLQTIAHLEKNRDKVVLKVLLEAAELDRKYHQKLSDGDDCQSYYAESDEQVIEMSHFDIQAVDAVTLVRQNQALLCNFLIKRLQGEQHSLHEILVHCLLFLLHSATKLYCTPTHVIDIILKSASHLNGMLTSLYCQLKEGKCQLNPEKVHGIQRRWILLQRLVIASSGGGVASDFAVNINNGFRHGNLIPPSAWMQKISTFSHSTSPLVRFLGWMGVSRNAKQFIEERLFLTSEMSELTYLLSIFADELAVVDKCVYRNHEDRKVQNSGGKQESPTSNGIELADGQHGEQSFRVIYPDLYKFFPNMKKQFEAFGEIIVEAVGLQLKSLPTAVVPDILCWFSDLCSWPFVQKDQATFQSSNHLKGYVAKNAKAIILYILEAIVVEHMEALVPEIPRVVQVLVSLCKASYCDVSFLDSVLHLLKPIITYSLHKVSDEEQLLVGDSCHNFESLCFDELFSNIRQKNENEDSSIEKVFSRALTIFILASVFSDLSFQRRREILQSLTSWADFTAFEPTTTFHDYLCAFNGVMGSCKIFLLQNLRAYNFIPLQLPGSSDSRTLGESGSESFSWFLNDILPCSSLNETSEKVESNNTDAVVLNEKDYHLSEEEIKEFTKDLEGLIPKLYPTIEQCWSLHLQLAKKLAITLARCFIYSRCLSSVAPGIHNAEGDISENSLASKSIDQLPAQWKTGLEGLAGMILLLQENTCWQVASVMLDCLLGVPLSFPLNDVIDPICTALKNFCCKAPKISWRLQTDKWFSILSFRGFQNLHESEIAPLVNLLVTMLGHPEPEQRFIVLQHLGRLVGQDVDGGKSMQSSNFCSKIVSPGLIHSIPEKILSLLVSSTWGQVAVLASSDVSLPLRACAMALLVDFIPFVDRPQLQSFLAAADTLLYGLGRLVYPICEGPLLKLSLALIISACLYSPAEDISLIPQKVWENIETLGFSKAEYRLPDLEKKACQVLCRLRNEGDDAKEVLKEVLSSSCTKQFDPEFGSTRESILQVLANLTSVQSYFDIFAKKMDEEAMELEEAEMELDLIRKEPALQESLKDSEGRQLPHLATPVRDENRLQQIKECIHSLEKNKIQEDIVARRQQKLLMRHARRKYLEEAALRESELLQELDRERTAEAEKEIERQRLLELERAKTRELRHNLDMEKERQTQRELQRELEQAESGLRSSRRDFPSSHSSRPRERYRERENGRSSNEGGTRTSSSLQSETASMAAMPMVLSGSRSFSGQPPTILQSRDRTDECSSSYEENLDGSKDSGDTGSVGDPELVSSFDGGQPGGFGPSQRHGSRGSKSRQVLERRDRDGRRESKWERKHS, via the exons atggaGATAGAATTGGAGCCAAGGGTGAAGCCGTTGAGTTACAAAGTGAAAGCAACATCTCGAGAGTCACCCTCTCAGAAAGCCTCTCATGTGCTCGACACCGACCTCAGGACTCATTGGTCCACTGCTACCAATACTAAGGAATGGATCTTGCTTGAACTTGAT GAACCTTGCCTGTTGTCACATATACGGATTTATAACAAATCTGTGCTTGAATGGGAGATAGCTGTTGGCTTATGCTATAAG CCAGAGACATTTGTAAAAGTTCGACCCCGCTGTGAAGCACCTCGCCGTGATATGATGTATCCTATGAACTACACTCCATGCCGTTATGTACGAATATCTTGTTTACGAGGAAACCCAATcgcaattttttttattcag TTGATTGGGATATCGGTGACTGGTCTTGAACCAGAGTTTCAGCCAGTTGTTAATCACCTATTGCCGTACATTATGTCAAACAAACAAGATGCTCATGATATGTATCTCCAG TTGCTTCAAGACATGACAGATCGATTACATGTGTTCCTTCCCCATCTTGAG GCAGACTTTGCCAGTTTTTCTGATGGTTCTGATTCCAATTTACGTTTTCTGGCGATGCTTGCTGGTCCATTTTATCCAATACTTAACATAGTGAATGAAAG AGATACTGCCAGATCTTCAGGCAATATTGCTGATCCTGAAGTTCCTAGAAATACTCAGTCATTGTCATCATTGACTGTTTCCTCTAACTTTGAG CCAAGGAGATCTCGGAACACCTCATCTTTTGTCTTATCAACTTCCAGTTCTGTTGTGTTTCGTCCAGAAGCAATTTTTTTGCTGCTGAGAAAAGCATATAAAGATTATAATCTAGGAACTGTTTGCAGAATG GCTTGTAGAATGCTTCAGAAGCTTATAGAACCTGTTATGACAGCAGATGAATCAAACTCTTCGACTGAGGTTACATCAGTTTTGGATGAGTCATCAAAATCGGAGTTACTTAATCCTCTTCCCATGTCTGATTACTCAAAATTATTTGGGGAAGAATTCCGGTTGATAGATGATCAGTGGGACACTAGAATTCTTAATGTCTTGGATGTGGGAGCTGTGGAAGAAGGGATTTTACATGTTCTCTATGCTTGTGCGTCACAG CCTCAGCTCTGCAGCAAATTAGCAGACAGCACTTCTGAACTTTGGTCTGCATTACCACTTGTACAAGCATTGCTTCCAG CACTTCGTCCTGTTGTAAGCAGCCCTTCTGATCATGTTGATGATACTTTTTCTCTGTGGAAACAGCCTTTTGTTCAACAAGCTCTCTCGCAG ATTGTTGTGACAGCTTCTTCTTCATTGTACCATCCTCTTCTTCAAGCCTGTGCTGGCTACTTATCTTCATATTCACCATCTCAT GCTAAGGCTGCATGTGTTCTGATTGATCTATGTTGTGGTGTGCTAGCCCCTTGGATAACTCAGGTCATTGCAAAG GTTGATTTAACGGTGGAACTCATGGAGGACCTTTTGGGTATAATCCAG GGAGCCCGCCACTCAACGGCTCATGCTCGTGCTCGTGCTCGTGCTGCACTTAAGTACATAGTGCTAGGTCTGTCTGGTCACATGGATGATATACTTGGGAAGTATAAG GAAGTGAAGCACGATATTCTCTTTCTTGTGGAAATGCTAGAGCCTTTTCTTGATCCTGCCATATATACATCAACAAGCAAAATAGCCTTTGGTGATGTATCATTTGCTTTTATGGAGAAGCAAGAGCAAGCTTGTCTGATTGCCCTCAACATCATCCATACGGCGACTCGAAAACCAGCTGTTCTTCCTTCTCTGGAATCTGAATGGAGGTCTCAATCAGTTGCCCCAAG TGTCCTCCTCTCAATATTGGAACCTCGCATACAATTACCTCCTGAGATTGATATGTGCAAATCTTCCATTTCTAAAGATGTTGAGCACGAATCATCAAGTGTTTCTTCTGTCCACCATTCTGACTCTGATGGCAAGATAGATGTGTCTGATTCAGCCACTAAGATGGATGTTTTAGAAGATGTTAGTCTTCTTTTTGCCCCTTCAGAACTTCGGAGTATCAATCTGACTAATGTTTGCAGCAGTCCTAAAGAAAATGTCCTGGAATTTAACCAAGCAAAGTTAGAACAGGAAGACATTGAAAAAAACAATTCTACTCAATTTCAAAACAGTTTAGTTTTAGATTCTGGTTTCACTGCTGAATATTACAATTTGCAAGCAGACTATTTTCAACTTATGAACTTCCGGGACTGTGAGCTTAAGGCATCTGAATTTCGGCGGTTGGCTTCAGATTTACACTCACAGCCTGAGATTTCTATTGAAAGCCATGATGCTGCTATAGATGCTTTGCTCTTGGCTGCAGAATGCTATGTCAATCCATTCTTTGTGATATCTCTTAAAGCCAGTTCCAATATTATGAACCAGAGCCTTAGTGGGGTTAAAATTCCAAAGGTTTTTGAAATTTCAGAGCTTAGAAAGATTCCTACAAAGACTAACAGTAATTTGCAAACAATAGCTCATCTTGAAAAGAATAGAGACAAGGTTGTCCTTAAAGTACTGCTTGAGGCTGCTGAATTAGACAGGAAATATCATCAAAAGTTGTCAGATGGAGATGATTGTCAAAGCTACTATGCAGAATCTGATGAACAAGTCATAGAGATGTCTCACTTTGATATACAGGCAGTGGATGCTGTCACCTTGGTTCGACAAAATCAAGCCTTATTGTGCAATTTCCTGATTAAGCGGTTGCAGGGAGAACAGCATTCTTTGCATGAAATTCTCGTACATTGTCTTTTGTTTCTGTTGCACTCAGCCACTAAGCTATACTGCACTCCTACACATGTGATTGATATCATATTGAAATCGGCTAGCCACCTTAATGGGATGTTAACATCTTTGTATTGTCAGTTAAAAGAAGGCAAGTGCCAATTGAATCCTGAAAAGGTACATGGAATACAACGCCGCTGGATACTGCTGCAAAGATTGGTAATCGCTTCAAGTGGTGGTGGTGTTGCATCGGATTTTGCCGTCAATATCAATAATGGCTTCCGCCATGGGAACTTGATTCCTCCTTCAGCCTGGATGCAGAAAATATCCACATTTTCTCATTCTACTTCTCCTCTTGTTCGCTTCCTTGGCTGGATGGGAGTATCTCGAAATGCAAAACAATTCATAGAGGAGCGTCTTTTCCTAACTTCAGAAATGTCGGAGCTGACATATTTACTCTCAATATTCGCAGATGAGCTTGCAGTAGTAGATAAATGTGTTTATCGTAATCATGAAGATCGAAAGGTTCAAAATTCTGGGGGTAAACAAGAATCTCCGACTTCTAATGGCATTGAGCTTGCTGATGGGCAGCATGGAGAGCAATCTTTCCGTGTAATCTATCCTGATCTCTATAAATTCTTTCCGAATATGAAAAAGCAGTTTGAAGCATTTGGGGAAATCATTGTGGAAGCTGTTGGGTTGCAGCTGAAATCGCTACCTACTGCTGTTGTGCCTGATATTTTGTGCTGGTTTTCTGATTTGTGTTCATGGCCATTTGTTCAAAAGGATCAAGCTACTTTTCAGAGTTCTAATCATTTGAAGGGCTATGTTGCAAAGAATGCCAAAGCAATAATCCTCTACATTCTAGAAGCCATTGTTGTGGAGCACATGGAAGCACTGGTGCCTGAGATACCAAGAGTGGTGCAAGTTTTGGTATCCCTTTGTAAAGCCTCCTATTGTGACGTGTCTTTTCTTGATTCTGTATTACATCTGTTAAAGCCAATTATCACTTATTCGTTGCATAAGGTGTCAGATGAGGAGCAATTATTGGTTGGCGATTCTTGTCACAATTTTGAGTCTTTATGCTTTGATGAGCTCTTCAGTAACATCAGACAAAAGAATGAGAATGAAGACAGTTCTATTGAGAAAGTATTCAGCAGAGCACTGACAATTTTCATATTGGCGTCTGTCTTTTCAGATTTATCCTTCCAACGAAGAAGAGAAATATTGCAATCATTAACATCATGGGCTGATTTTACTGCTTTTGAGCCAACTACTACTTTTCACGACTACCTCTGTGCTTTTAATGGTGTCATGGGAAGTTGCAAAATTTTCCTACTTCAAAATTTAAGGGCCTATAATTTTATTCCTCTTCAGTTGCCTGGCTCCTCTGACTCCAGGACGCTTGGTGAAAGTGGCTCAGAATCTTTCTCGTGGTTTCTTAATGATATATTGCCTTGCTCTAGTCTAAATGAAACTTCTGAGAAGGTGGAAAGTAACAACACTGATGCTGTTGTCTTGAATGAAAAAGATTACCATCTGTCTGAAGAGGAAATAAAGGAGTTCACAAAAGACTTGGAGGGTCTCATTCCTAAGCTTTATCCAACTATTGAGCAGTGTTGGTCTCTTCACCTTCAGCTTGCAAAGAAGTTGGCTATTACATTGGCACGGTGTTTTATATACTCCAGATGTTTGTCTTCAGTTGCTCCAGGAATTCATAATGCTGAAGGGGATATCAGTGAAAATTCTTTGGCTTCTAAATCAATTGACCAGTTGCCAGCTCAGTGGAAAACTGGTCTCGAAGGTCTTGCTGGAATGATTTTGTTGCTCCAAGAAAACACTTGCTGGCAAGTTGCATCTGTGATGCTTGATTGCCTTCTTGGCGTGCCCCTTAGTTTTCCACTTAATGATGTTATTGATCCTATTTGTACTGCGTTAAAAAACTTTTGTTGCAAGGCACCAAAAATCTCTTGGCGTTTGCAAACTGATAAATGGTTTTCAATATTATCCTTTAGAGGCTTCCAGAATCTTCATGAAAGTGAAATTGCTCCTCTAGTTAATCTGCTTGTTACAATGCTAGGTCACCCTGAACCTGAGCAGCGCTTCATAGTGCTTCAGCACTTGGGTAGATTGGTAGGACAAGATGTAGATGGTGGGAAAAGTATGCAGTCTTCAAATTTTTGCAGTAAGATAGTTTCACCAGGTTTAATTCATTCCATTCCTGAAAAGATTCTATCACTTTTGGTCTCAAGTACATGGGGTCAGGTAGCTGTTCTGGCATCATCAGATGTATCATTACCCTTGAGGGCTTGTGCAATGGCACTTCTTGTAGATTTTATTCCATTTGTTGATAGGCCCCAGTTGCAATCCTTCCTTGCGGCAGCTGATACTCTTTTGTATGGTTTGGGCCGACTTGTTTATCCTATTTGTGAGGGACCATTACTTAAACTTTCATTAGCACTTATTATTAGTGCTTGTCTATACTCTCCGGCTGAAGATATTTCTTTGATTCCTCAAAAAGTTTGGGAAAATATTGAGACTTTAGGGTTCTCCAAAGCAG AATACAGACTTCCAGATCTCGAAAAGAAGGCATGCCAAGTCTTGTGTAGATTGAGAAATGAAGGAGATGATGCTAAAGAG GTCCTGAAAGAAGTGCTCTCCTCAAGTTGCACAAAACAATTTGACCCTGAATTTGGGAGCACCCGAGAGTCAATACTTCAG GTCCTTGCTAATCTAACTTCTGTTCAGTCATACTTCGATATATTTGCAAAGAAAATGGACGAAGAGGCTATG GAACTAGAAGAGGCTGAAATGGAATTGGATCTTATACGAAAAGAACCTGCACTGCAAGAATCATTGAAAGATTCTGAAGGGCGCCAGCTTCCACATCTTGCCA CTCCTGTGAGAGATGAAAACCGTCTTCAGCAGATCAAGGAGTGCATTCATTCTTT AGAGAAAAACAAAATTCAAGAAGATATAGTAGCTCGCAGGCAACAGAAACTTCTTATGAGACATGCTCGTCGAAAGTACCTGGAAGAGGCAGCTTTGCGAGAATCTGAGCTTTTGCAAGAACTTGATAG GGAAAGGACAGCTGAAGctgaaaaagagattgagagacAGCGCTTGCTGGAACTTGAACGTGCTAAAACAAGGGAACTACGACACAATCTGGATATGGAAAAGGAGAGGCAAACACAG AGAGAACTTCAGCGAGAATTGGAGCAGGCCGAATCTGGACTAAGGTCTTCAAGGCGTGACTTCCCTTCATCTCATAGTAG TAGGCCACGGGAAAGGTACCGAGAAAGGGAAAATGGGAGATCAAGTAATGAAGGAGGCACACGAACTAGTAGCAGTTTGCAATCTGAAACTGCATCAATGGCTGCGATGCCAATGGTTCTGTCTGGATCACGGTCGTTTTCTGGGCAGCCCCCCACCATTTTACAGTCTCGTGACCGCACAGATGAATGTAGCAGCAGTTATGAAGAAAATCTCGATGGAAGCAAGGACTCTGGAGATACAGGTAGTGTTGGTGATCCAGAGTTAGTATCTTCATTCGATGGAGGGCAACCTGGTGGTTTCGGGCCATCCCAACGACACGGATCTAGAGGGAGCAAGTCTAGGCAGGTATTAGAGAGGCGAGACAGGGATGGTCGACGCGAAAGCAAGTGGGAAAGGAAACATTCTTGA